A genome region from Brassica oleracea var. oleracea cultivar TO1000 chromosome C2, BOL, whole genome shotgun sequence includes the following:
- the LOC106323890 gene encoding uncharacterized protein LOC106323890 → MEIDLCTVTEGPSPIFGLSGDATMTLGLIDLVVKAGSIIKVTEFLVIDRPTSYNAIVGTPWLNSMRAIPSTFHLCLKFPTPRGVETIQGDRRMSQATTPNSDIVPESIALPADSPTPETVADPTEAPMAEVTGTIPSSE, encoded by the exons ATGGAGATCGATCTGTGCACCGTTACGGAAGGACCCAGCCCGATATTCGGACTCTCGGGAGATGCTACTATGACTCTCGGCTTGATCGACCTCGTTGTTAAAGCCGGGAGCATCATCAAAGTCACGGAATTCTTAGTCATCGACCGCCCAACATCGTACAACGCGATCGTCGGTACTCCATGGCTGAATTCCATGCGAGCGATCCCTTCGACATTCCATCTGTGCCTTAAGTTTCCAACCCCTCGTGGAGTCGAAACTATACAAGGAGACCGCAGGATGTCGCAA GCAACGACTCCAAACAGCGATATAGTCCCTGAGTCCATTGCCTTGCCAGCGGACAGCCCGACTCCTGAAACGGTCGCCGATCCAACTGAAGCCCCAATGGCTGAAGTAACCGGAACGATCCCATCCAGCGAGTAG